One genomic window of Vibrio natriegens NBRC 15636 = ATCC 14048 = DSM 759 includes the following:
- the speG gene encoding spermidine N1-acetyltransferase gives MTKGLKMRALERSDLRFIHELNNNRNIMAYWFEEPYESYDELEELYRKHIHDDAERRFVVEDIDGIVIGLVELIEINYIHRSAEFQIIIAPEHQGRGYAMEMIHRALDYSFSILNLRKIYLLVAVENEIAIHLYKKCGFIEEGHLIEEYFINGGYRDVKRMYILKHQYQKSMEEKKESN, from the coding sequence ATGACGAAAGGGCTTAAAATGCGTGCGTTAGAACGATCGGACCTTCGTTTTATCCACGAGCTAAATAACAACCGTAATATTATGGCTTACTGGTTTGAAGAGCCTTACGAGTCTTACGATGAGCTAGAGGAACTGTACCGGAAGCACATTCATGACGATGCAGAAAGGCGCTTCGTTGTAGAGGATATTGACGGTATTGTTATCGGCTTAGTTGAGCTTATCGAGATAAACTACATCCACCGAAGCGCTGAGTTTCAGATCATCATTGCGCCGGAGCACCAAGGCCGTGGCTACGCCATGGAGATGATACACAGAGCGTTAGATTATTCATTTTCTATCCTCAATCTGCGTAAAATTTATCTGTTGGTCGCAGTAGAAAATGAAATTGCAATCCACTTATATAAAAAGTGTGGGTTTATAGAAGAAGGGCACTTAATTGAAGAGTATTTCATTAATGGTGGTTATCGAGACGTTAAGCGCATGTATATTCTGAAGCATCAATATCAAAAGTCGATGGAAGAGAAGAAAGAGAGCAATTAA
- a CDS encoding sensor domain-containing diguanylate cyclase yields MESPICLPIGFVHFLAQSQTLQQVLDTVAEWIHRIFESDRASITLYENSDFLKVYSFSGNKAIPTDFLVPIAQSFVGRAFDTQQLIICDDLSQSDEIDCVMLSSSGMGTCMDAPLMHGKACLGTLNVAHNQTHFYTKEQASQLQCIANWIALNIALHIQVMKMEHLAKTDDLTGIPNRREFMREIENRLSDYRTQGIKFHVAILDLDHFKKLNDKYGHDAGDKSLIHVVNTIKGHLRDYDLLARVGGEEFAIVLRRRSSQEALDTLETIRNALESTVMKHSGLEMPITASIGVTQVCSVDNSFEPLIKRADLALYKAKETGRNRVEINHEAQNKKR; encoded by the coding sequence ATGGAAAGTCCGATATGTTTGCCGATCGGCTTTGTTCACTTTTTGGCTCAGTCACAAACCTTACAGCAGGTACTTGATACCGTCGCAGAGTGGATTCACCGAATCTTTGAATCTGATCGCGCAAGTATTACTTTGTATGAAAATAGTGACTTCTTGAAGGTCTACTCTTTTTCTGGAAACAAAGCGATCCCGACAGATTTTCTCGTGCCAATCGCTCAGTCTTTCGTTGGCCGAGCTTTTGATACTCAGCAATTGATCATTTGTGACGACTTAAGCCAATCCGATGAAATCGATTGTGTCATGCTGTCTTCAAGCGGAATGGGGACGTGTATGGATGCGCCCTTGATGCACGGCAAAGCTTGTTTGGGTACGCTGAACGTCGCCCACAATCAAACCCACTTTTACACTAAAGAACAAGCCTCGCAGCTGCAATGTATCGCGAACTGGATTGCATTGAATATCGCTTTACATATTCAGGTCATGAAAATGGAACATCTTGCGAAAACGGATGATCTGACGGGAATACCAAACCGCAGAGAGTTCATGCGTGAGATTGAAAACCGCCTTTCAGACTACCGTACTCAGGGAATCAAGTTCCACGTAGCTATTCTGGATTTAGATCACTTCAAGAAGTTAAATGACAAGTATGGGCACGATGCTGGCGATAAATCGCTGATTCACGTAGTTAATACCATAAAGGGTCATTTGCGTGACTACGATTTACTTGCGCGAGTTGGAGGCGAAGAATTTGCGATTGTCCTTCGACGACGATCATCTCAGGAAGCACTTGATACATTAGAGACCATCCGCAACGCACTAGAAAGCACCGTCATGAAACACTCTGGCCTTGAAATGCCGATAACTGCCAGTATTGGGGTTACTCAAGTGTGCAGTGTTGATAATTCGTTTGAGCCACTGATTAAAAGAGCTGACTTAGCGTTATATAAAGCAAAAGAAACGGGTAGAAACCGCGTTGAAATAAACCATGAAGCCCAAAATAAAAAAAGGTAG
- the blaCARB gene encoding CARB/PSE/RTG family carbenicillin-hydrolyzing class A beta-lactamase yields MKKLFFLLALMVASPLSHASKLHEDVSLLEQQISGRIGIAVWDTQTDKHWAYRGDERFPLVGTFKTLACATMLSEMDTGILKKNATAIVEKRDMVMWSPIMDKLAGQNVRIEHACEAAMLMNDNTATNLVLSEIGGPKSVMLFLRTIGDKATRLDSAEPSVNEAMPGDKHDTTTPNAMVNTLETLIDGDALSYESRIQLKIWMQDNKVSDPLMRSVLPSGWSIADRSGAGGNGSLGFNAIIWKENHKPVYISIYLAETELSLQAREQLIAQISQLILYKYRNI; encoded by the coding sequence ATGAAAAAGTTATTTTTTTTGCTTGCGCTGATGGTCGCCTCACCTTTAAGTCACGCATCGAAACTACATGAAGACGTTTCTCTTCTTGAGCAACAGATCTCCGGACGTATTGGGATCGCCGTCTGGGATACTCAGACCGATAAACACTGGGCTTATCGTGGTGACGAACGATTTCCTTTAGTCGGAACCTTTAAGACGTTAGCTTGCGCAACCATGCTGAGTGAGATGGATACCGGTATCCTCAAAAAAAATGCCACCGCGATTGTAGAAAAACGAGATATGGTGATGTGGTCTCCCATCATGGATAAACTGGCTGGGCAGAATGTCCGTATCGAGCATGCCTGCGAAGCCGCGATGTTGATGAACGATAACACAGCGACGAATCTCGTACTGAGTGAAATCGGCGGGCCTAAGTCGGTCATGCTTTTCCTGCGTACCATTGGAGACAAAGCCACCAGACTCGACAGCGCGGAACCGAGCGTCAACGAAGCTATGCCGGGCGATAAGCATGACACGACAACGCCTAACGCTATGGTAAACACTCTTGAAACACTGATCGATGGTGATGCGCTCTCTTATGAATCTCGCATTCAATTAAAGATATGGATGCAAGACAATAAAGTGTCTGATCCACTCATGCGTTCCGTTTTACCGTCGGGTTGGTCTATTGCCGATCGCTCAGGAGCAGGTGGCAACGGTTCACTTGGCTTTAACGCCATCATCTGGAAAGAAAACCATAAACCGGTATACATCAGTATCTATCTGGCAGAAACCGAGCTGTCGCTTCAGGCAAGAGAGCAACTCATCGCCCAAATTAGCCAACTTATTTTGTATAAGTACCGAAACATCTAG
- a CDS encoding ferric reductase-like transmembrane domain-containing protein, translating into MKTVRNSICLVIAVVSVIWCLSEPQLLSSTQFFYWRSALIQYSGVVSLALMSIAMVLALRLPVIEQWVNGMDKAYRVHKWLGISGVSLGIVHWLLYQVPKWLVQSGMLEKPLKHTGEGPGGNNLTALESWIVDLRDVGLSLGEWGFYLLVVLFVISLWTVVKYKPFKVSHRMMAAVYLMIAVHSVLLIKRAYWGEPIFYISIAFALIGCAAAIYSLSGLVGRVNRHNMKVKSTRFFPQARVMELVLTPTDSWQGHKAGQFAYIRFGDEDPHPFTIASANGEPELRFLIKELGDFTTGLCERVKAGDEVTLEGPYGRLEFDVSKPQIWIAGGVGIAVFFAILASLKERKSHQPVHLFYCTRGLDSQLVDELWRCAHHADVELSVIDTQVSPRLNAQHIVKQCGNLADYELYFCGPEAFSSALKQQLMEYRFDTEHHYHEELFVMR; encoded by the coding sequence ATGAAAACAGTACGGAATTCTATATGTCTAGTGATTGCAGTCGTTTCGGTCATATGGTGTTTGAGTGAACCACAGCTGCTTTCATCGACGCAGTTTTTCTATTGGCGCTCAGCGCTGATTCAATATTCTGGAGTTGTATCACTTGCCTTAATGTCTATTGCTATGGTGCTAGCACTGCGCTTACCTGTTATAGAACAATGGGTGAATGGTATGGATAAAGCCTACCGGGTTCATAAGTGGTTGGGTATTTCGGGGGTGAGTTTAGGCATTGTGCATTGGCTGCTTTATCAAGTGCCCAAATGGTTAGTCCAGTCTGGAATGCTGGAAAAACCGCTTAAACATACCGGGGAAGGGCCTGGTGGGAATAACTTAACCGCGTTGGAATCCTGGATTGTTGACTTGCGTGATGTTGGCCTTAGTCTTGGCGAATGGGGCTTCTATTTATTAGTTGTGCTGTTTGTTATTTCCCTCTGGACTGTCGTGAAGTACAAGCCCTTTAAAGTCTCGCATCGCATGATGGCGGCGGTCTATTTGATGATTGCGGTTCACTCTGTGTTGTTGATCAAGCGAGCCTATTGGGGGGAGCCGATTTTCTATATTTCTATCGCATTCGCCTTAATTGGCTGCGCTGCGGCTATCTATAGCTTGTCGGGTTTAGTTGGCCGAGTTAACCGTCACAATATGAAAGTGAAATCGACGCGCTTTTTCCCACAGGCTCGAGTCATGGAATTAGTACTCACCCCAACAGATTCTTGGCAGGGGCATAAAGCAGGACAATTCGCCTATATACGATTTGGCGATGAAGACCCGCATCCGTTTACCATCGCCTCCGCTAATGGTGAACCAGAGTTACGTTTCTTGATCAAAGAGTTAGGTGACTTTACGACAGGTTTATGTGAAAGGGTAAAAGCAGGCGATGAAGTCACTCTGGAAGGGCCTTATGGTCGATTAGAGTTTGATGTATCCAAACCTCAGATCTGGATAGCGGGTGGTGTTGGTATTGCGGTCTTTTTTGCAATACTCGCTTCATTAAAAGAGCGTAAATCGCATCAGCCAGTACATTTATTCTATTGCACGCGAGGATTGGATAGTCAATTAGTGGATGAGTTGTGGCGTTGTGCTCATCACGCGGACGTTGAATTGAGTGTTATTGATACTCAGGTTTCGCCAAGACTTAACGCACAACACATCGTTAAGCAGTGTGGTAATTTGGCAGACTATGAGCTTTATTTCTGCGGGCCTGAAGCATTTTCTTCAGCATTGAAGCAACAGTTGATGGAGTATCGATTCGACACCGAGCATCACTATCATGAAGAGCTATTTGTGATGAGGTAA
- the copI gene encoding copper-resistant cuproprotein CopI, with protein sequence MKKTLITLALTLASGSVFAQMDNSTMNHDNMDHGSMPMEHAQNDSMPMDHSNMDHSSMGGMVATSAVGMPANGAKPDKVVHVLLSDDMKITFKKEVKIEPNDVVQFVVMNTGKINHEFTIGSAKEQLEHREMMKNMSGNHMHDSDNAVTVEPGKAKQLLWHFHGDNNVEFACNIPGHAEAGMVKKLKL encoded by the coding sequence ATGAAAAAGACACTGATCACTCTTGCTCTGACCTTAGCCTCTGGCAGTGTATTTGCTCAGATGGATAATTCAACCATGAACCATGACAACATGGATCACGGCTCTATGCCTATGGAACATGCGCAGAACGACAGCATGCCTATGGACCATTCCAACATGGATCATTCTAGTATGGGAGGCATGGTAGCAACGTCTGCCGTCGGCATGCCTGCAAATGGAGCGAAACCGGATAAAGTCGTGCACGTTCTTTTAAGTGATGACATGAAAATCACCTTTAAAAAAGAAGTGAAGATCGAACCCAATGACGTTGTCCAATTTGTGGTGATGAACACGGGTAAAATAAATCATGAGTTCACAATTGGCTCAGCCAAAGAGCAGCTAGAGCACCGTGAAATGATGAAAAACATGTCTGGCAATCATATGCATGATTCTGATAATGCCGTAACGGTTGAACCAGGCAAAGCTAAGCAACTCTTGTGGCACTTCCACGGCGACAACAATGTCGAGTTTGCGTGTAACATCCCGGGCCATGCAGAAGCTGGCATGGTGAAAAAACTGAAGTTATAA
- a CDS encoding efflux RND transporter permease subunit, which translates to MIGAIIRWSINNRFMVLIATLVVVLSGLYSVKNTPVDAIPDLSDVQVIIKTSYPGQAPQVVEDQVTYPLTTAMLAVPGAETVRGYSFFGDSYVYIIFNDDTDMYWARSRVLEYLSQVAPKLPPSAKPTLGPDATGVGWVYSYVLQDKTGQHDLAELRSFQDWFLKYELQTVDGVSEVATVGGMVKQYQVQIDPAKLRAYNLTLQQVNMAIQNGNQETGASVVEVAEAEHMVRTTGYLTSIEDIESLPIKVTDKGTPLLLGDIADINLGPQMRRGISELNGEGEAVGGVIVMRYGENASEVISKVKEKLDDLQRSLPDGVEIVSTYDRSTLINAAVDNLWKKLAEEFIVVAIVCALFLFHIRSSLVIALSLPVGILAAFIVMHYQGINANIMSLGGIAIAIGAMVDGAIVMIENVHKHIERTPLTDKNRWQVIGKAAEEVGAPLFFSLLIITLSFVPVFALEGQEGKMFSPLAFTKTYAMASAAALAITLVPVLMGYFIRGKVLPEHKNPVNRSLVALYRPLLNLSLKYPKAMIVLALGLMASAYYPTSKLGSEFIPPLDEGDLMYMPTTYPGISIGKARELLQQTNKLIKTVPEVKTVWGKIGRADTATDPAPLTMIETVIQFKPREEWREGVTTESLRKEFDQLVQFPGLTNAWVMPIKTRIDMLATGIKTPIGIKIAGPDLKEIEKIGAQIEPILNNVSGTSSVYAERVAGGRYVTIDIKRRVAARYGLNIKDVQQVISTAVGGMNVGETIEGLERYPINVRYPQDYRDSVVKLQNLPLVTPNGARIALADVADIRYEDGPPMIKTENARPNGWVFVDIDGRDLGSYVIEAQQAVADQLVLPTGYSIAWSGQYEYMERAKDRLSVVVPITLVIIMMLLYFSFRRIGEVLIIMATLPLAMVGGLWLMYSLSYNFSIAVGVGFIALAGVAVEIGVIMLVYLNQAWHHKKLDAEEKRQPLRLDDLTNAIREGAGLRVRPVMMTVLTVIIGLIPIMYGDGTGSQVMQRIAAPMIGGMASALLLTLLVLPAIFMLWKQREVKPNKNTEK; encoded by the coding sequence ATGATTGGAGCAATAATCCGTTGGTCTATCAACAATCGCTTTATGGTGTTAATCGCCACCTTAGTGGTTGTGCTATCGGGGCTTTACAGCGTAAAGAATACACCTGTTGATGCTATTCCCGATCTTTCTGATGTTCAGGTGATCATAAAAACCAGCTACCCAGGCCAAGCACCGCAAGTCGTTGAAGATCAGGTCACTTACCCGCTTACCACAGCGATGTTGGCCGTTCCGGGCGCAGAAACAGTGCGCGGCTATTCTTTCTTCGGGGATTCGTATGTTTACATCATTTTCAATGATGATACCGACATGTACTGGGCGAGATCCCGTGTTTTAGAATACCTAAGCCAGGTAGCACCGAAATTGCCGCCAAGTGCAAAACCGACGCTAGGTCCGGACGCGACAGGTGTGGGCTGGGTTTACAGCTATGTACTGCAAGACAAAACGGGGCAACACGACCTTGCTGAGCTTCGTAGTTTTCAGGACTGGTTCTTAAAATACGAACTTCAAACGGTTGATGGGGTTTCTGAGGTCGCCACTGTTGGCGGGATGGTCAAACAATACCAAGTCCAGATCGACCCGGCCAAACTTCGCGCCTACAACCTCACTCTGCAGCAAGTCAACATGGCTATCCAGAACGGCAACCAGGAAACGGGGGCGTCCGTTGTGGAAGTGGCAGAAGCGGAACACATGGTTCGCACAACTGGCTACTTAACCAGCATCGAAGATATTGAATCTCTGCCAATCAAAGTGACCGACAAAGGTACGCCGCTCCTACTTGGAGACATCGCAGACATCAATCTCGGCCCGCAAATGCGTCGCGGTATCTCTGAGCTAAATGGTGAAGGGGAAGCCGTCGGCGGTGTGATTGTGATGCGCTACGGTGAAAATGCCAGCGAAGTCATCAGTAAGGTCAAAGAGAAGCTGGATGATTTGCAGCGAAGCCTGCCTGATGGCGTAGAGATCGTATCAACTTACGATCGCTCAACGTTGATCAATGCAGCGGTAGACAATCTTTGGAAAAAACTCGCCGAAGAGTTCATCGTGGTAGCGATTGTTTGTGCCTTGTTCTTGTTCCATATCCGCTCTTCTTTAGTTATTGCTCTTAGCTTGCCAGTGGGTATTTTGGCTGCCTTTATTGTGATGCACTATCAAGGCATTAATGCCAATATCATGTCACTCGGTGGGATAGCTATTGCCATCGGGGCGATGGTGGACGGTGCGATTGTGATGATAGAAAACGTCCATAAACACATCGAACGGACGCCACTTACAGACAAAAACCGTTGGCAGGTAATTGGTAAAGCAGCCGAAGAAGTGGGTGCTCCCCTATTCTTCTCGCTCCTCATCATTACATTGAGCTTTGTGCCGGTGTTCGCGCTGGAAGGGCAAGAAGGCAAAATGTTCTCGCCTCTCGCCTTTACTAAAACGTACGCGATGGCCTCGGCGGCGGCTTTGGCTATCACGCTAGTGCCAGTATTAATGGGTTACTTTATTCGCGGTAAGGTACTTCCTGAACACAAAAACCCGGTTAACCGCAGCTTGGTGGCACTTTACCGTCCACTGCTGAACCTGAGTTTGAAGTATCCAAAAGCGATGATCGTGCTGGCTCTTGGGCTAATGGCATCGGCTTATTACCCGACCAGTAAACTGGGCAGTGAATTCATTCCGCCTCTGGATGAAGGCGATTTGATGTACATGCCGACCACCTATCCGGGTATATCTATCGGTAAAGCACGTGAATTGCTCCAACAAACCAATAAGTTGATCAAGACCGTACCGGAAGTAAAAACGGTTTGGGGGAAAATTGGTCGTGCGGATACGGCAACCGACCCTGCCCCGCTGACGATGATCGAAACGGTTATTCAATTTAAACCACGTGAAGAATGGCGTGAAGGCGTGACAACAGAGTCTTTGCGTAAAGAGTTTGACCAGCTGGTGCAATTCCCTGGATTAACCAACGCCTGGGTTATGCCGATTAAGACTCGTATAGACATGCTCGCAACTGGTATCAAAACCCCTATCGGGATAAAAATCGCCGGCCCTGACCTGAAAGAGATCGAGAAAATTGGTGCGCAAATAGAGCCAATTCTTAACAACGTTTCTGGCACCTCATCGGTTTACGCTGAGCGTGTTGCTGGCGGTCGCTACGTCACTATCGATATCAAACGCCGTGTCGCTGCGCGTTACGGTCTGAATATCAAAGATGTTCAACAGGTAATTTCCACTGCGGTGGGAGGCATGAATGTCGGTGAAACTATCGAAGGTCTGGAGCGCTACCCGATCAACGTTCGTTACCCGCAAGACTACCGTGATTCGGTGGTGAAACTGCAGAACCTACCGCTGGTAACACCAAACGGTGCACGTATCGCACTCGCTGATGTGGCCGATATCCGCTACGAAGATGGTCCACCGATGATCAAAACAGAAAACGCGCGTCCAAATGGCTGGGTGTTTGTTGATATCGACGGACGAGATCTTGGTTCGTACGTGATTGAAGCACAGCAAGCCGTTGCGGATCAGCTGGTTTTACCTACTGGCTATTCTATCGCTTGGTCGGGTCAGTATGAGTACATGGAACGCGCAAAAGACCGACTCAGTGTGGTCGTGCCGATTACTTTGGTGATCATCATGATGTTGCTCTACTTCAGTTTCCGTCGCATCGGAGAAGTCTTGATCATCATGGCGACGCTGCCATTGGCGATGGTGGGTGGCTTGTGGTTAATGTACAGCCTCAGTTACAACTTCTCGATTGCGGTAGGGGTTGGCTTTATTGCCCTTGCGGGTGTCGCTGTTGAGATTGGGGTCATTATGCTGGTTTACCTCAACCAAGCATGGCACCACAAAAAACTGGATGCAGAAGAAAAACGCCAGCCACTGCGCTTAGATGATTTGACTAATGCGATACGCGAAGGAGCTGGTCTACGTGTGCGTCCAGTGATGATGACCGTACTCACCGTCATTATTGGTCTGATCCCAATCATGTATGGCGACGGGACAGGCTCACAGGTAATGCAACGTATCGCTGCCCCAATGATCGGTGGTATGGCATCTGCCTTACTGCTAACTCTACTGGTACTGCCAGCGATTTTTATGCTCTGGAAACAGCGCGAAGTAAAACCTAACAAAAACACAGAGAAATAA
- a CDS encoding efflux RND transporter periplasmic adaptor subunit, which produces MSSNSIKIATIALIVGGALGFGFSHFNPSANHELMAAEDSASNSSNDPLYWVAPMDPNYKRDKPGKSPMGMDLIPVYAEDLAGAQDKPGTVTIDPSVENNLGVKTAQVSVEKLSPRIETVGYIAFDESKLWQTNVRVAGWVEKLHINAVGEKVQKGDVLFTLYSPELVKAQEELLNAYRTGRSGLVKGATERLVTLGVDRSQIKAITQRGKASQTIAIKAPDDGVIASLNVREGGYLSPAQAVISAGPLENVWVDAEVFERQAHWMKAGSNATMTLDAIPGKNWQGTVDYVYPILDPKTRTLRVRLKFPNPNGELKPNMFANIALQPVSDDAVLTIPKSSVIRSGGMTRVVLAEGNGKYRSTRIKVGREADDKAEVLEGLSQEDRIVTSSHFMLDSESSQTADLSRISAPQASAAETAWAKGEITDVMKDHRMLTINHQPVPEWDWPGMVMNFTFADGVEMGDLQKGQNIEFEMQKTDSGQYEIIDYKADGSVVATDVWLTGDISMLMADFGMITLNHMPVAEWNWDAGEMNFTVGDEVSLSGFKEGQKVRFLIEKQGTDYVLKQLEAIEG; this is translated from the coding sequence ATGAGTTCGAATTCTATCAAAATCGCCACCATCGCTTTAATAGTAGGTGGGGCTTTAGGCTTTGGTTTCAGCCATTTTAATCCGAGTGCCAATCATGAACTAATGGCGGCTGAGGATAGTGCGTCAAATAGCTCAAACGATCCGCTCTACTGGGTCGCCCCGATGGATCCTAACTACAAACGAGATAAACCGGGCAAGTCACCAATGGGGATGGATTTGATTCCTGTTTATGCTGAAGATCTCGCCGGAGCACAAGATAAGCCTGGCACGGTCACCATTGACCCTTCGGTCGAAAACAATCTTGGGGTTAAAACCGCTCAAGTTTCAGTAGAGAAGTTATCACCGCGTATTGAAACCGTTGGTTACATTGCCTTTGACGAGAGTAAGTTATGGCAAACTAACGTTCGTGTTGCTGGTTGGGTGGAGAAACTCCACATCAACGCCGTTGGCGAAAAAGTCCAAAAAGGCGATGTCCTATTTACACTCTACTCGCCTGAACTGGTTAAAGCGCAGGAAGAGCTGCTTAACGCGTACCGTACTGGCCGCAGTGGCTTAGTCAAAGGCGCGACTGAACGTTTGGTCACACTTGGTGTCGATCGCTCGCAAATCAAAGCCATAACTCAGCGCGGCAAAGCTTCCCAAACCATCGCAATTAAAGCGCCAGACGACGGTGTTATCGCCAGCTTAAATGTGCGCGAAGGCGGTTACTTATCACCTGCTCAAGCCGTGATTAGTGCAGGTCCACTAGAAAATGTTTGGGTAGATGCAGAAGTGTTTGAGCGTCAGGCTCACTGGATGAAAGCCGGCAGCAATGCAACTATGACGTTAGACGCGATTCCGGGTAAAAACTGGCAAGGTACGGTTGATTACGTCTACCCAATTCTTGATCCAAAAACCCGAACCCTGCGTGTGCGTCTCAAGTTCCCGAACCCTAATGGTGAACTGAAGCCGAACATGTTTGCCAACATTGCGCTCCAGCCTGTCAGTGACGATGCCGTGCTGACTATTCCTAAGTCTTCCGTTATTCGCTCTGGCGGTATGACCCGAGTTGTCCTTGCTGAAGGCAACGGAAAGTACCGTTCGACCCGAATCAAAGTCGGTCGCGAAGCCGATGACAAAGCCGAGGTATTAGAAGGCCTAAGCCAAGAAGATCGTATTGTTACCTCCTCGCACTTTATGCTGGACTCAGAATCAAGCCAAACGGCCGATCTTTCTCGTATCTCAGCTCCTCAAGCATCCGCTGCGGAAACGGCTTGGGCGAAAGGAGAAATTACCGATGTAATGAAAGACCATCGCATGCTCACCATCAATCATCAACCAGTACCGGAATGGGATTGGCCAGGCATGGTGATGAACTTTACCTTTGCCGACGGCGTGGAAATGGGTGATCTGCAAAAAGGTCAAAACATTGAATTTGAAATGCAGAAAACCGATTCAGGCCAATACGAAATTATCGATTACAAAGCTGATGGTAGTGTCGTTGCTACCGATGTATGGCTAACGGGTGACATCAGTATGCTCATGGCTGACTTTGGCATGATCACGCTAAATCACATGCCTGTTGCAGAATGGAACTGGGACGCAGGTGAAATGAACTTCACAGTAGGTGACGAAGTCAGCTTATCTGGTTTCAAGGAAGGCCAAAAAGTTCGGTTTCTAATCGAGAAGCAAGGCACTGACTACGTATTAAAACAACTCGAAGCGATTGAGGGCTAA
- a CDS encoding TolC family protein, whose translation MAQAPSHEKAVNVSQAQSTQELAKLINIALENDGNRKQFFAQSEAMRETGIASATLMDPKLKVGVGGLPVDSFKFDEDPMTNISVGLMQQFERGSTLDLQQKKANQQADGLSLQVHARELDIANNMTQLWLELGYQQQAEQIMLENRRLMKEMENFIQTNYSIGKSEAQDLLNAQLQVSKLDEKLQANAQMQRRLVAQLSEWLGSDWLINHSQQGTPSLQASNQLNWNNLNQALSSGADSTQHYQLLSQHPMVKMADVSISTNETQVEIAEQAYSPQFGVEVAYAYRQSNNMKGEPASDLVSAYLTMDIPLFTGNRQDKNLAAAQYQLGAARSQKDTLLTQMNAKVNTLLVDRSNLSQRLERYQTTLLPQVKARIRAVERGYQNNTAQFNDVILASTDELALQLEQQRLITDLNIVNSNLATLLGGFEYQVSAPELRK comes from the coding sequence ATGGCACAAGCGCCATCACACGAAAAAGCAGTCAATGTATCTCAAGCACAATCGACCCAAGAACTGGCAAAGCTGATTAATATTGCCCTTGAAAACGATGGCAATCGCAAACAGTTCTTTGCTCAATCGGAAGCCATGCGTGAGACCGGCATTGCAAGCGCGACGCTAATGGATCCGAAACTAAAAGTGGGTGTTGGCGGACTACCTGTCGACAGTTTTAAGTTCGACGAAGACCCAATGACTAATATCTCAGTTGGTCTAATGCAACAGTTTGAGCGCGGTTCTACCCTCGACCTTCAACAGAAGAAAGCTAACCAACAAGCGGATGGTTTATCTCTGCAAGTGCATGCAAGAGAGCTGGATATAGCGAATAACATGACTCAACTCTGGCTTGAGCTTGGCTATCAACAACAAGCAGAACAGATCATGTTAGAAAACCGCCGCTTGATGAAGGAAATGGAGAACTTCATACAAACCAATTACTCAATTGGCAAAAGCGAAGCTCAGGACCTTCTTAACGCACAGCTGCAAGTAAGCAAGCTGGATGAAAAGTTACAGGCTAATGCTCAAATGCAGCGACGTTTGGTAGCCCAGCTTTCTGAATGGCTAGGCTCTGACTGGTTGATTAATCATTCTCAACAAGGTACTCCATCGCTACAAGCCAGCAACCAACTTAACTGGAATAATCTGAATCAGGCCCTCTCCTCTGGGGCTGATTCTACGCAGCACTATCAACTACTTAGCCAGCACCCAATGGTGAAAATGGCCGATGTCAGCATTTCAACTAATGAAACCCAGGTTGAAATTGCCGAGCAGGCTTATAGTCCGCAGTTTGGTGTCGAAGTTGCCTATGCCTATCGCCAGTCAAACAACATGAAAGGTGAGCCGGCTTCAGATTTAGTCAGTGCGTATTTAACGATGGATATTCCGCTATTCACTGGCAATCGCCAAGATAAAAACCTCGCAGCGGCGCAGTATCAGTTAGGAGCTGCACGCTCACAGAAAGACACATTACTGACGCAAATGAACGCCAAAGTGAACACGCTTTTGGTCGACCGCAGCAACTTAAGCCAACGCCTGGAGCGTTATCAAACCACTTTACTTCCTCAGGTCAAAGCTCGGATTCGGGCAGTAGAACGGGGATACCAAAATAACACCGCGCAATTCAACGATGTGATTTTGGCCAGTACCGATGAGCTTGCTCTGCAGCTCGAGCAACAACGTTTGATCACTGATTTAAATATCGTCAATAGCAACTTGGCAACGTTACTGGGTGGTTTTGAATATCAAGTATCAGCACCGGAATTAAGGAAGTAA